One window of Mesorhizobium sp. PAMC28654 genomic DNA carries:
- the xdhA gene encoding xanthine dehydrogenase small subunit, translating to MVTVTTRNEIRFILNGQDIALAAVAPDETLLDWLRLNRTLRGTKEGCAEGDCGACTVLVGKLSSGGLVYESVNACIRFLGSLDGTHVVTIEHLRGEPGKLHPVQQAMVDFHGSQCGFCTPGFVMSLYGLWMKSPDPSDGAIEKALQGNLCRCTGYEAIMRAARAISSYGKSAKDPLAVERKAITARLEAMNDGLRVEVGTAKARLIVPADVDDFADILDKEPGATIVAGSTDVGLWVTKHMRDISPAVFIGNLEGLCAMSEEDGVITIGAGVTYTEAFSTLAKRIPALGALVDRIGGEQVRNMGTIGGNVANGSPIGDTPPPLIALGAQLTLRRGKERRTIPLEKFFITYGKQDRQPGEFVEAVHVPVPAKGTKFAVYKVTKRRDEDITATLGAFLLTLAKDGTVADVRIAYGGMAATPKRASTVEHALLGKPWTEQTVEAAMAKYADDFTPLTDMRASAEYRALAARNLLLRFFAETSGTKAPIQVSRHEAA from the coding sequence ATGGTCACGGTCACGACACGCAACGAGATACGCTTCATCCTCAACGGGCAGGACATCGCCCTCGCCGCGGTCGCGCCCGACGAGACCTTGCTCGACTGGCTGCGGCTCAACCGCACGCTGCGCGGCACCAAGGAAGGCTGCGCCGAAGGCGATTGTGGCGCCTGCACGGTGCTGGTCGGCAAACTGTCTAGCGGCGGACTGGTCTATGAAAGCGTCAATGCCTGCATACGCTTCCTCGGCTCGCTCGACGGCACTCATGTGGTGACGATCGAGCATCTGCGCGGCGAGCCGGGCAAACTGCATCCCGTCCAGCAGGCGATGGTCGATTTCCACGGATCGCAATGCGGCTTCTGCACGCCGGGCTTCGTCATGTCGCTCTATGGTCTGTGGATGAAGTCGCCGGACCCGTCGGACGGGGCAATAGAAAAGGCCTTGCAGGGCAATCTCTGCCGCTGCACCGGCTACGAGGCGATCATGCGTGCGGCCCGCGCCATCTCCAGCTATGGCAAGTCGGCGAAGGACCCGCTGGCGGTGGAGCGCAAGGCGATCACGGCCCGGCTTGAAGCGATGAACGACGGCCTGCGCGTCGAGGTCGGCACGGCCAAGGCGCGGCTGATCGTGCCGGCCGATGTCGATGATTTCGCTGACATCCTCGACAAGGAGCCGGGCGCCACCATCGTGGCCGGCTCGACCGATGTCGGCCTGTGGGTGACCAAGCATATGCGCGATATTTCGCCGGCGGTGTTCATTGGCAATCTCGAAGGTCTGTGCGCGATGTCCGAGGAGGATGGTGTCATCACCATCGGCGCCGGCGTCACCTACACCGAGGCGTTCTCGACGCTCGCCAAACGCATCCCGGCGCTGGGCGCGCTGGTCGATCGCATCGGCGGCGAACAGGTTCGCAACATGGGAACGATCGGTGGCAACGTTGCCAACGGTTCGCCGATCGGCGACACGCCGCCGCCCTTGATCGCGCTCGGCGCACAGCTGACGCTGCGCAGGGGCAAGGAGCGGCGCACGATCCCGCTGGAGAAATTCTTCATTACCTATGGCAAGCAGGACCGCCAGCCCGGCGAATTCGTCGAGGCGGTGCATGTGCCGGTTCCCGCCAAGGGCACGAAATTCGCCGTCTACAAGGTCACCAAGCGCCGCGACGAGGACATCACGGCCACGCTCGGCGCCTTCCTGCTGACGTTGGCCAAGGACGGTACCGTCGCGGATGTCCGCATCGCCTATGGCGGCATGGCGGCAACGCCGAAACGAGCCTCGACGGTCGAGCATGCGCTACTTGGCAAACCCTGGACGGAGCAGACGGTGGAGGCGGCGATGGCGAAGTATGCTGATGATTTCACACCGTTGACCGACATGCGTGCCTCCGCCGAATATCGGGCGCTGGCCGCGCGCAATCTTCTGTTGCGGTTCTTTGCCGAGACCAGCGGTACCAAAGCGCCGATTCAGGTCTCGCGACACGAGGCTGCCTGA
- the uraH gene encoding hydroxyisourate hydrolase encodes MAETLKADGGRLTTHVLDTATGKPAAGLSIELYRIDGTARTHLKTVATNADGRCDAPLLAGGDFRTGEYELVFAAGDYLRRQGTKLPEPAFLDVVPIRFGMAEPVHYHVPLLVSPYGYSTYRGS; translated from the coding sequence GTGGCAGAGACGTTGAAAGCCGACGGCGGGCGCCTGACGACGCACGTCCTCGATACCGCGACAGGCAAGCCGGCGGCCGGGCTGTCGATCGAACTCTATCGCATCGACGGCACCGCGCGGACCCATTTGAAGACCGTTGCCACCAACGCCGATGGCCGCTGCGACGCGCCATTGCTTGCTGGCGGGGATTTCCGCACCGGCGAATACGAGCTGGTCTTCGCGGCCGGCGACTATCTGCGCCGACAGGGAACAAAGCTGCCGGAGCCAGCCTTCCTTGACGTCGTGCCGATCCGTTTCGGCATGGCCGAACCGGTGCACTATCATGTGCCGCTGCTCGTCTCGCCCTACGGCTATTCGACCTACAGGGGGAGCTGA
- the puuE gene encoding allantoinase PuuE, whose protein sequence is MRYERDMRGYGANPPDPKWPGGAHVAVQFVVNYEEGGENCVLHGDKASEAFLSEIVGAAPWLGQRHWNMESIYEYGARAGFWRLLRLFNESEVPITCYGVATALARSPDQVTAMQDAGWEIASHGLKWIDYRDHAAEDERRDMEEAIKLHYEVTGQRPTGWYTGRSSVNTVRLAAQEGGFDYVSDTYDDELPYWFEHEGGAQLIIPYTLDANDMRFATPQGFNSGDQFFAYLKDSFDTLYAEGKTGRPRMMNIGLHCRLVGRPGRVAALKRFVDYVKSHDKVWLARRIDIAKHWQENHPYTPAALRPSKMEFETFVHTFGGVFEHSPWIAERAYELELGPTHDTAGGLHNALCRIFRAASETERLGVLNAHPDLAGKLAKAKRLTVESTREQTSAGLDALTDKERELFTKLNAAYVTTFGFPFIIAVKGKTKEEILAEFETRIGNSRAAEFDTACKQVERIALLRLKDMLPS, encoded by the coding sequence ATGCGTTACGAACGAGACATGCGCGGCTATGGTGCCAATCCGCCCGATCCGAAATGGCCTGGCGGGGCGCATGTCGCCGTGCAGTTCGTCGTCAATTACGAGGAAGGCGGCGAGAACTGCGTCCTGCATGGCGACAAGGCATCCGAAGCCTTCCTGTCCGAGATTGTCGGCGCCGCGCCCTGGCTTGGCCAACGCCACTGGAACATGGAATCGATCTACGAATATGGCGCGCGCGCTGGATTCTGGCGACTTCTTCGCCTGTTCAACGAGTCCGAAGTACCGATAACCTGCTACGGCGTCGCCACCGCGCTCGCCCGCTCGCCAGACCAGGTCACGGCGATGCAGGACGCCGGCTGGGAGATCGCCTCGCACGGGCTGAAATGGATCGACTACCGCGACCATGCCGCGGAGGATGAGCGCCGCGACATGGAAGAAGCGATCAAGCTGCACTACGAGGTGACCGGCCAGCGCCCGACCGGCTGGTATACCGGCCGCAGTTCGGTCAACACGGTGCGGCTGGCGGCACAGGAAGGTGGCTTCGACTATGTGTCGGACACTTATGACGACGAACTGCCCTACTGGTTCGAGCATGAAGGCGGCGCCCAGCTCATCATCCCCTACACGCTCGACGCCAACGACATGCGCTTCGCCACGCCGCAGGGGTTCAATTCGGGCGACCAGTTCTTTGCCTATCTGAAGGATAGTTTCGACACGCTCTATGCCGAGGGCAAGACTGGGCGGCCGCGCATGATGAACATCGGCCTGCATTGCCGCCTCGTCGGGCGGCCGGGCCGTGTCGCGGCGCTGAAGCGCTTCGTCGACTATGTGAAGTCGCACGACAAGGTCTGGCTGGCGCGGCGCATCGATATCGCCAAACACTGGCAAGAGAACCATCCCTACACGCCGGCGGCACTGCGTCCGTCGAAGATGGAATTCGAGACGTTCGTCCACACATTCGGCGGCGTGTTCGAGCATTCGCCGTGGATCGCCGAGCGGGCCTACGAACTGGAACTCGGTCCGACGCACGACACGGCCGGCGGCCTGCACAACGCGCTCTGCCGCATCTTCCGCGCCGCCAGCGAGACTGAACGGCTCGGCGTGCTCAACGCCCATCCCGACCTTGCCGGCAAGCTTGCAAAGGCCAAGCGGCTGACGGTGGAATCGACCAGGGAACAGACCTCGGCTGGCCTCGACGCGCTGACCGACAAGGAGCGCGAACTGTTCACCAAGCTCAACGCCGCCTACGTCACCACCTTCGGCTTCCCCTTCATCATCGCGGTGAAAGGCAAGACCAAGGAGGAGATCCTGGCGGAGTTCGAAACACGCATCGGCAACAGCCGCGCGGCCGAATTCGACACCGCCTGCAAACAGGTGGAGCGCATCGCGCTGCTCCGCCTCAAGGACATGCTCCCTTCATAG
- a CDS encoding bifunctional allantoicase/(S)-ureidoglycine aminohydrolase yields MDTLKMPDRTYYAPHGGHPGQNELLTGRAVFTEAYAVIPRGVMQDIVTSALPFWDKTRVWILSRPLSGFAETFSQYIVEVAPGGGSDRPEPDAGAEGALFVVEGDLTVMLAGKKHVLRPGGFAFLPPASGWTVRNESKAAVRFHWIRKAYDAVDGLDAPEAFFTNEQDIAPTPMPGTEGRWATTRFVDPADMRHDMHMTIVTLEPGAVIPFAETHVMEHGLYVLEGKAVYRLNQDWVEVEAGDYMWLRAFCPQACYAGGPGRFRYLLYKDVNRHAKLGGAGIAKRAP; encoded by the coding sequence ATGGATACGCTCAAGATGCCCGACCGAACCTATTATGCACCGCATGGCGGTCATCCCGGCCAGAACGAGCTTCTGACCGGTCGCGCCGTCTTCACCGAAGCCTACGCCGTCATTCCCCGGGGCGTGATGCAAGACATCGTCACCAGCGCCCTGCCGTTCTGGGACAAGACCCGCGTCTGGATATTGTCACGACCGCTGTCCGGTTTTGCCGAGACGTTCTCGCAATACATCGTCGAGGTCGCGCCCGGCGGTGGCAGCGACCGGCCGGAACCCGATGCTGGCGCCGAAGGCGCCCTGTTCGTGGTCGAGGGTGACCTCACCGTCATGCTTGCCGGCAAGAAACATGTGTTGCGTCCCGGCGGCTTTGCTTTCCTGCCGCCGGCAAGCGGCTGGACGGTTCGCAACGAAAGCAAGGCTGCCGTCCGCTTCCACTGGATTCGCAAGGCCTACGACGCCGTCGATGGCCTCGATGCGCCCGAAGCCTTCTTCACCAACGAGCAGGATATCGCGCCGACACCGATGCCCGGCACCGAAGGCCGCTGGGCGACAACGCGTTTCGTTGATCCCGCCGACATGCGCCACGACATGCACATGACCATCGTGACGCTCGAACCGGGCGCCGTCATTCCCTTCGCGGAGACCCATGTCATGGAGCACGGCCTCTATGTGCTGGAAGGCAAGGCGGTCTATCGCCTGAACCAGGACTGGGTCGAGGTCGAGGCCGGCGACTATATGTGGCTGCGCGCGTTCTGCCCGCAGGCCTGCTACGCCGGCGGCCCGGGCAGGTTCCGCTACCTGCTCTACAAGGACGTCAACCGGCACGCCAAGCTTGGCGGCGCCGGCATCGCGAAGCGCGCGCCATGA
- a CDS encoding ureidoglycolate lyase, whose translation MTRIVARPLTRESFAEFGDVIDMGGDNHYPINGGRAERYHDLATAQATGPNARVLISMVRGTPYELPLKLTMVERHPFGSQAFIPLSPRPFLVVVCHDGDEGPGEPHAFITAPGQGINYSRNLWHGVLTPIGEAQDFLIVDRGGDGSNLEEFHFSHAYEIHLP comes from the coding sequence ATGACCCGCATCGTCGCGCGGCCGCTGACCCGCGAGAGCTTTGCCGAATTCGGCGACGTGATCGACATGGGCGGCGACAACCACTATCCGATCAATGGCGGCAGGGCCGAGCGCTATCACGATCTCGCCACGGCGCAGGCGACTGGCCCCAACGCCCGCGTGCTGATCTCGATGGTGCGCGGCACGCCCTACGAATTGCCGCTGAAGCTGACCATGGTCGAGCGCCATCCCTTCGGCAGCCAGGCCTTCATCCCGCTGTCGCCGCGCCCGTTCCTGGTCGTCGTCTGCCATGACGGTGATGAGGGGCCGGGCGAGCCGCATGCCTTCATCACCGCGCCCGGACAAGGCATCAACTATTCCCGCAATCTCTGGCATGGCGTGCTGACGCCGATCGGCGAGGCCCAGGATTTCCTGATCGTCGACCGTGGCGGCGACGGCTCCAACCTCGAGGAATTCCATTTCTCGCACGCCTACGAGATCCACCTCCCTTAA
- a CDS encoding nucleoside deaminase — protein sequence MTDISLIDRLLDVIEHDIVPKTADGVAHGNKLFGAAILRKDDHSLVLAETNNEMENPLWHGEVHCLKRFYEMPKAERVDTKDAIFLATHEPCSLCLSAITWTGFDNFYYLFSHEDSRDSFAIPHDLKILKEVFTLDPGGYNAENAYWKSFSIRKLARALPEAERQRLEARIGRISALYEDMSGAYQASKDENDIPLN from the coding sequence ATGACCGACATTTCGCTGATCGACCGCCTGCTCGACGTCATCGAGCATGACATCGTGCCGAAGACGGCGGATGGCGTTGCCCATGGCAACAAGCTGTTCGGCGCGGCGATCCTGCGCAAGGACGACCATTCGCTGGTGCTGGCCGAGACCAACAACGAGATGGAAAACCCGCTCTGGCATGGCGAGGTGCACTGCCTCAAGCGCTTCTACGAAATGCCGAAAGCCGAGCGCGTCGACACCAAGGACGCCATCTTCCTGGCCACGCACGAACCCTGTTCGCTGTGCCTGTCGGCGATCACCTGGACCGGCTTTGACAATTTCTACTACCTGTTCTCCCATGAAGATTCGCGCGACAGCTTCGCCATTCCGCACGATCTGAAGATCCTCAAGGAGGTCTTCACCCTCGATCCCGGCGGCTACAATGCCGAGAACGCCTATTGGAAAAGTTTTTCCATACGCAAGCTGGCGCGGGCACTGCCCGAGGCCGAGCGTCAGCGCCTGGAGGCGCGCATCGGCAGGATTTCGGCGCTCTACGAAGACATGTCCGGCGCCTATCAGGCGAGCAAGGACGAGAACGACATTCCGCTGAACTGA
- a CDS encoding CocE/NonD family hydrolase: MKTITEFPRKVIEFPDTAIVMPDGCRLSARVWMPDDAGDDPVPAILEHLPYRKRDGTIFRDQLTHPYFAGHGYASIRVDMRGNGDSEGLMDDEYSEQELQDACDVITWAASQPWCNGNVGMMGISWGGFNCLQVAAKQPPALKAVISLCSTVDRYADDIHYKGGCLLIENFGWASTMLSYSSRPPDPLIAGDNRWRDLWLTRLENEPFLAPLWLKHQHRDAYWKRGSICEDFSAVKAAVLSIGGWHDGYRNTVSHLATNIEAPVKGIIGPWIHKYPHYAAPKPAIGFLQAALRWWDRWLKDIDTGVEADPAYRAYVMDSVRPARWHPERPGRWVAEQEWPSPNIKAEATELMPKGGKPAIVASPQTCGLAGGEYFPFTFGPELPGDQRPDDALSVCFDQPPLTEAIDIVGAPEVLVQLASDRRQANIAIRLCDVHPDGTSELISYGVLNLTHRNSHEFPQALVPSETVSARVVLDQCAYRVPAGHHLRIAVSNAYWPMIWPSPEPVRLDLSAATLMLPLRPLAKGDEISFPAPEGATPWATETIRAANSERHVGRDEKTGIVTLSIVDDFGELRDAEHGLSHGSIARETWAIHPDDPLSASGKTHWTQTLSRNGWSVRTETSAEMRSDAQNFIVSARIEAYEGEILVFERNFEEKIPRALL; this comes from the coding sequence ATGAAAACCATCACTGAATTTCCCCGCAAGGTCATCGAATTCCCGGACACGGCGATCGTCATGCCGGATGGCTGCCGGCTTTCGGCGCGGGTGTGGATGCCAGACGATGCCGGCGACGATCCGGTACCGGCGATCCTTGAGCATCTGCCCTACCGCAAGCGTGACGGCACGATCTTTCGCGATCAGCTGACGCATCCCTATTTCGCCGGCCACGGCTACGCCTCGATCCGCGTCGACATGCGCGGCAATGGCGATTCCGAAGGGCTGATGGACGACGAATATTCCGAGCAGGAATTGCAGGACGCCTGCGACGTCATCACCTGGGCGGCATCCCAGCCCTGGTGCAACGGCAATGTCGGCATGATGGGTATTTCCTGGGGCGGCTTCAACTGCCTGCAAGTTGCGGCCAAGCAGCCGCCGGCGCTGAAGGCGGTGATCAGCCTGTGCTCGACCGTCGACCGCTACGCCGACGACATCCACTACAAGGGCGGCTGCCTGCTGATCGAGAATTTCGGCTGGGCCTCCACCATGCTGTCCTATTCGTCGCGGCCGCCGGATCCGCTGATTGCCGGCGACAACCGGTGGCGTGATCTGTGGCTGACCCGGCTGGAGAACGAGCCCTTCCTGGCACCGCTGTGGCTGAAGCACCAGCACCGCGACGCCTACTGGAAACGCGGCTCGATCTGCGAGGATTTTTCCGCTGTCAAAGCCGCGGTGCTGTCGATCGGCGGCTGGCATGACGGCTATCGCAACACCGTCTCCCACTTGGCCACCAACATCGAAGCGCCGGTGAAGGGCATCATCGGCCCCTGGATCCATAAGTATCCGCATTATGCCGCACCCAAGCCCGCCATCGGCTTCCTGCAGGCGGCCCTGCGCTGGTGGGACCGCTGGCTGAAGGACATCGACACCGGCGTCGAGGCGGACCCGGCCTACCGAGCCTATGTGATGGACAGCGTGCGTCCCGCGCGCTGGCACCCGGAACGGCCGGGCCGCTGGGTGGCGGAACAGGAATGGCCCTCGCCGAACATCAAGGCGGAAGCGACCGAGCTGATGCCCAAGGGCGGCAAACCCGCAATCGTGGCCTCGCCGCAGACCTGCGGCCTGGCCGGCGGCGAATATTTTCCGTTCACCTTCGGCCCGGAATTGCCGGGCGACCAGCGGCCCGACGACGCGCTGTCGGTGTGTTTCGACCAGCCGCCGCTGACCGAGGCGATCGACATCGTGGGCGCGCCGGAGGTTCTGGTTCAGCTCGCCTCGGACCGCCGGCAGGCCAACATCGCGATCAGGCTGTGCGACGTGCATCCCGACGGCACCTCGGAACTGATCTCTTATGGCGTGCTCAACCTGACGCATCGCAACTCGCATGAATTCCCCCAGGCCCTGGTCCCGAGCGAAACGGTGTCGGCGCGCGTGGTGCTCGACCAATGCGCCTACCGCGTGCCTGCCGGCCATCATCTTCGCATCGCCGTTTCGAATGCCTACTGGCCGATGATCTGGCCGTCGCCGGAACCGGTCCGCCTCGACCTCTCCGCAGCGACATTGATGCTGCCGTTGCGGCCCCTGGCGAAAGGCGACGAGATTTCATTCCCAGCCCCAGAGGGCGCCACGCCTTGGGCGACCGAAACGATCCGCGCCGCCAATTCCGAGCGCCATGTCGGGCGTGACGAAAAGACAGGAATCGTCACGCTTTCCATCGTCGACGATTTCGGCGAACTGCGCGATGCCGAGCATGGCCTTTCCCATGGCAGCATCGCCCGCGAGACCTGGGCGATCCATCCTGACGATCCCTTGTCAGCCTCGGGCAAGACGCACTGGACACAGACCCTGTCGCGAAATGGATGGTCGGTCCGGACCGAAACATCGGCCGAGATGCGATCCGACGCGCAAAACTTCATCGTCAGCGCCCGAATCGAAGCCTATGAAGGCGAAATCCTGGTTTTCGAGCGCAACTTCGAGGAGAAAATTCCACGCGCTCTGCTCTGA
- a CDS encoding ABC transporter substrate-binding protein: protein MSNELEFLSRRVASGKLSRRDFLGRAAALGVTAPFANLLLSSAARAAGPVKGGTLKAGLVGGESTNSLDPALMMTQVPFAFGKMWGEMIVELSPDGKLENRIAEEIGSSPDAKTWTLKIRDGVEFHNGKTVTADDVAATLERHSDEKSKSGALGYMKGIATIKASGKEVVLTLKEPNADLPYLLSDYHLIVQPNGGKDKPDAGISAGPYKITTNEPGVRHGGERFANYWQGDKMGHADQIEIIVINDATARTAALQGGQVNMINRVEPKIVDLIKRVPGVTIRNHAGPGHYVFIMHCNTAPFDNADLRMALKLAIDREEMLNKVLRGYGSLGNDFPINASYPLFTEIEQRKYDPDKAKFHFKKSGHDGSVLLRTSDVAFPGAVDAAQLFQQSAAKAGITLEIKREPGDGYWSEVWNKQPFCASYWGGRSTQDQMYSTAYLSTADWNDTRFMRPDFDKMVLAARAELDETKRKAMYHDMAVMVRDDGGLILPMFNQFIDATGAKVDGWVDDPHQELMNGYALAKCWLQA from the coding sequence ATGTCAAACGAACTCGAATTCCTTAGCCGGCGTGTCGCATCGGGCAAGCTGAGCCGTCGTGATTTTCTCGGTCGGGCGGCAGCGCTCGGCGTTACCGCCCCCTTTGCCAATCTGCTGCTTTCCAGTGCGGCGCGCGCGGCTGGCCCGGTCAAGGGCGGTACGCTCAAGGCCGGCCTGGTCGGCGGCGAATCCACCAACAGCCTCGATCCGGCGCTGATGATGACGCAGGTGCCGTTCGCGTTCGGCAAGATGTGGGGCGAAATGATCGTCGAGCTGTCGCCGGACGGCAAGCTCGAGAACCGCATCGCCGAGGAGATCGGTTCGTCGCCGGACGCCAAGACGTGGACGCTGAAAATCCGCGACGGCGTCGAATTCCACAATGGCAAGACGGTGACCGCCGACGACGTGGCCGCCACGCTCGAGCGCCATTCCGACGAAAAGTCGAAGTCCGGCGCGCTCGGCTACATGAAGGGCATCGCCACCATCAAGGCCAGTGGCAAGGAAGTCGTGCTGACGCTGAAGGAGCCGAATGCCGACCTTCCCTACCTGCTTAGCGACTACCACCTGATCGTGCAGCCCAATGGTGGCAAGGACAAGCCAGATGCCGGCATCTCGGCTGGCCCCTACAAGATCACTACCAACGAGCCGGGCGTGCGCCACGGCGGCGAGCGTTTCGCCAACTACTGGCAGGGCGACAAGATGGGCCATGCCGACCAGATCGAAATCATCGTCATCAACGACGCCACGGCGCGGACGGCGGCCCTGCAGGGCGGCCAGGTCAACATGATCAACCGCGTCGAGCCGAAGATCGTCGACCTGATCAAGCGCGTGCCGGGCGTGACCATCCGCAACCACGCCGGTCCCGGCCACTACGTCTTCATCATGCACTGCAACACGGCGCCGTTCGACAACGCGGATTTGCGCATGGCGCTGAAGCTGGCGATCGACCGCGAGGAGATGCTGAACAAGGTGCTGCGCGGCTACGGATCGCTGGGCAACGACTTCCCGATCAATGCCTCTTATCCGCTGTTCACGGAGATCGAGCAGCGCAAGTATGATCCCGACAAGGCCAAGTTCCACTTCAAGAAGTCTGGCCATGACGGCTCGGTGCTGCTGCGGACCTCGGATGTCGCCTTCCCCGGCGCCGTCGATGCGGCTCAGCTCTTCCAGCAGAGCGCGGCCAAAGCCGGCATCACGCTTGAGATCAAGCGCGAACCCGGTGACGGCTACTGGTCGGAAGTCTGGAACAAGCAGCCCTTCTGCGCGTCCTACTGGGGCGGGCGCTCGACCCAGGACCAGATGTATTCGACCGCCTATCTGTCGACGGCTGACTGGAACGACACGCGCTTCATGCGTCCGGACTTCGACAAGATGGTGCTGGCCGCGCGCGCCGAGCTCGACGAGACGAAGCGCAAGGCGATGTACCACGACATGGCCGTCATGGTGCGCGACGACGGCGGTCTCATCCTGCCGATGTTCAACCAGTTCATCGACGCGACCGGCGCCAAGGTCGACGGCTGGGTGGACGATCCGCATCAGGAATTGATGAACGGCTACGCCTTGGCGAAGTGCTGGCTGCAGGCCTGA
- a CDS encoding ABC transporter permease, whose product MSSPILKLIAQRIALGILLLLAVSVLIFAGTQILPGDVAQAILGQSATPESLANLRAQLGLNDPAYIRYFHWLGGVLTGDLGTAMSSGQDIATSIKGRLWNTLFLAFWAAIVAVPLAIILGLIAVRYRNGWIDKLISGLALASTSFPEFFIGYVLVYFFAVKWQIFPGISTVYDGMPFLERMQAIALPATALTLVVLAHMMRMTRAAILNVMQSAYVETAELKGLSAFNVIRKHAFPNAIAPIINVVMLNLAYLIVGVVVVEVIFVYPGMGQYLVDHVTKRDVPVVQAVGLIFAAVYISLNIIADIAAIVANPRLRHPK is encoded by the coding sequence ATGTCTTCACCCATCCTGAAACTCATTGCCCAGCGCATCGCGCTGGGCATTCTCCTCCTGCTGGCCGTTTCGGTCCTGATCTTCGCCGGCACACAGATCCTGCCCGGCGACGTCGCACAAGCCATTCTCGGACAATCGGCGACGCCGGAGTCGCTCGCCAATCTGCGCGCGCAGCTCGGACTGAACGACCCGGCCTATATCAGGTATTTCCACTGGCTCGGCGGTGTGCTGACCGGCGATCTCGGCACGGCGATGTCGAGCGGCCAGGATATCGCAACGTCGATCAAGGGACGCTTGTGGAATACGCTGTTCCTGGCCTTCTGGGCGGCGATCGTGGCCGTGCCGCTGGCGATCATCCTTGGCCTGATTGCCGTACGCTACCGCAATGGCTGGATCGACAAGCTGATCTCGGGCCTCGCGCTCGCCTCGACCTCGTTTCCCGAATTCTTCATCGGCTATGTGCTCGTCTATTTCTTCGCCGTGAAGTGGCAGATCTTCCCAGGCATCTCCACCGTCTATGACGGAATGCCATTCCTTGAGCGGATGCAGGCGATCGCGCTGCCGGCGACGGCACTGACGCTGGTCGTTCTCGCACACATGATGCGCATGACGCGCGCCGCGATCCTCAATGTCATGCAGTCGGCCTATGTCGAGACGGCGGAACTGAAGGGCCTGTCGGCTTTCAACGTGATCCGCAAGCACGCCTTCCCCAATGCAATCGCGCCGATCATCAACGTCGTCATGCTCAACCTTGCCTATCTGATCGTCGGCGTGGTCGTGGTCGAGGTGATCTTCGTCTATCCCGGCATGGGACAGTACCTCGTCGACCACGTCACCAAGCGCGACGTGCCCGTGGTGCAGGCCGTCGGCCTGATCTTCGCCGCCGTCTACATCAGCCTGAACATCATTGCGGACATAGCGGCGATCGTCGCCAATCCGCGTCTCAGACATCCGAAATAG
- a CDS encoding ABC transporter permease translates to MLDIKRIPIPALIGIVLTTLFVLAAIFAPWIAPHGNGEIIGDVWEPMSAAHWLGTDNLGRDLLSRMIYGARITLFIAVLATALSFSLGAILGFSAAVFGGWFDTLLSRLVDLLMSIPTLIMGLVVLSVLPTNLVTLILVMGILDSTRVYRLSRAVAVDINVMDYVEAAKLRGEGSGWIIFREILPNALSPLVSELGLRFIYAVLFLSTLSFLGLGVQPPDADWGGMVKENKDGIVFGIGAALIPAAAIAMLAISVNLVADWVLNRTTSLKGGRG, encoded by the coding sequence ATGCTCGATATCAAACGCATCCCCATCCCGGCGCTGATCGGCATAGTCCTGACGACGTTGTTCGTGCTGGCGGCGATATTTGCTCCATGGATCGCGCCGCACGGCAATGGCGAGATCATTGGTGACGTCTGGGAACCGATGTCGGCGGCGCATTGGCTGGGCACCGACAATCTCGGCCGTGACCTGCTTTCGCGCATGATCTACGGCGCCCGCATCACGCTGTTCATCGCGGTGCTTGCCACAGCGCTGTCGTTCTCGCTCGGCGCCATCCTTGGCTTCTCGGCGGCGGTGTTTGGCGGCTGGTTCGACACGCTGCTATCGCGCCTCGTCGACCTTTTGATGTCGATCCCGACCCTGATCATGGGCCTGGTCGTGCTGTCGGTGCTGCCGACCAACCTGGTGACGCTGATCCTGGTGATGGGTATTCTCGACTCAACCCGCGTCTATCGCCTGTCGCGGGCCGTGGCCGTCGATATCAACGTCATGGACTATGTCGAGGCGGCAAAGCTGCGTGGCGAGGGCAGTGGCTGGATCATCTTTCGCGAGATCCTGCCCAACGCGCTGTCGCCACTGGTTTCGGAACTAGGCTTGCGCTTCATCTATGCGGTGCTGTTCCTGTCGACGCTGTCCTTCCTCGGCCTTGGCGTGCAACCGCCAGATGCCGACTGGGGCGGCATGGTCAAGGAAAACAAGGACGGCATCGTCTTCGGCATAGGGGCAGCATTGATCCCGGCCGCGGCAATCGCCATGCTGGCGATTTCGGTGAACCTGGTCGCCGACTGGGTGCTCAACCGTACGACAAGCCTCAAGGGAGGACGTGGGTGA